From uncultured Desulfobacter sp.:
TTTTATCAAGCAATTTTTAAAAACACTCCGAATAAAAAAATTAAACCATGGTATGACCTGATTTTTCACTGTCGTTCAACCCACAACGAAAATTGAAAGATATGTGTCGGTTATATAAACTTTAATATAAAAAAATCAACTTGGCGGTTAGAACACTTCCATAACAGAGGAAAATCTTTGAAATTGGGTTTCTCTCGGCAAATTTTTTTCTTTTAGCCGTTCAATCATGGATGACGTATTAAAACGCAGATAGGGGTTGACCTTAAGTTCTTCAGATAAACAGGAAACAACATGGTCCGGATTATAGGAAGATGCGTATTCGCTCAAATTCGGGTTATTCGGTTCAATAATTTTGGCATATTTCAAAGAGTCAAGAACATAATCATGTCCAGCATAAACCAAAGTATCACCGGGCAGGGCCATCAACTGCTTTAAAGAATTAAAAAAGGATTCAAGGTCCCCTGAAAAACAATTGCCAACCGTGGCATTGAACAATGTATCACCAGTTACAATAAACCCGTCCCCTTTGAAACAAAGCGAATCCTTTGTATGTCCGGGGGTCAGTATCACCTCAAGCCCGGTTCCGTCTCTAAGGTCAAGAATCTGACCATGGGAAAGCGTTGTACAGTCAATAAACCTCGCATTCGTTCTTTTGAGAAGGGCATTATTTCCCTGGGTGTGATCGGCATGGGTATGGGTGTTGGTAACAATGTTAATTGGAATATTTTTTTGTGTGGCAAATTTTGCCATATCCTCAGGAGCACCAGGGTCAATGGCAACACATGACTTTTCACTGTAAACCAGGTAACCCAGATTGTCTGCACCGTATTTAAACTGTTGAATATCCAAACACTCAATCCTTTATTTTAAAACATTTCGTCTTCGTCAAAGTCATCTTCACCCTCATTCCGGTTCGGACTGCCTCCTATGGGTTCATCATCATACACATCAATATCATCCCCATCCATGAATTGATCATCAAGCTGTATGTCGAGCCCGTGATCGTCAAAAATTATACTGATGGCCTCTTTGAGATTACGTTCAAAACTTTCAGTATAGCCGTCATCCTCATCGACCGAAAACTCATATAGTTCCTCATGCTCTTCAATCAGGTCCCTAAGATCGGCGTCCATTTCAGACCGGGCATAAAAATCGGTTTCATAAGCATCAATAATCTCTTCATACAGCTCATATAAGTCAAACGCCTCAACGGCATCAAAAATAGTCATTTTTTTTGCCATATTCAAACTCCAGGATTTTTATATAATTTCTATGGTAATAATGGTTTTATGATTGTCAAACCCCCAAACACCATAATGTTTACTTCAAACATAATTGCACCTGAATAACGTATTACCCATTTATTGCTTGATACTCGATGATCAAGTTTTTATTAATTTGCCCAACTCTGGCGTTAGAAAAAATCTTCAATACTGAAAATATGTTGTCTATTCATTCGGTTACGAATTATTTCCGCCTTGAATTTGATCAAATTCCCTAAAAACTTGATGATCGAGTGACAAAAGCCTGTTTAAAAATTGATACTGATTTCAACTTTTCTTTTCGGCTTGTTTATTCTGGTAATCCGTCAATGCCAGATAGAAAGCACCAACAGAAAGTTCGGCGCAATGATGGTGGTCTTCAGGCAAAGTTTGAAGATATTCGATAATCATATCCGGAGTAATATTCCAAACATTATCAACGGAATGACCTAACGCCAGACGGACCACTGAATTGCAGCATGCTGCCGTATACACGCAACCGTCGAAATCAAAGGAAATGGAACTTAAGCAATTATTGTGGTCAACCATGATAAAAAACTCTACCGTGTCTCCACACACCCCGGTCCGGGTTCCGTAGCCATCGGGGTTTTCAAGCCGCTCTCTGGAACCTGCTTCGTAGGCCATTTCAATTAGAGTAAGAGAGTGAACATTCCAAAAATCCGGGCTTTCCATGAAAATACAACTCCTTAAACAATATCGATTGTGTTATAAAAACGTTTCGTTGTACCTTATTTATAAATATCATATTCCTATAAAATAAAAAACAGACCGAACAGGAAATCCTGCCCGGTCTGCTTTTATTTTAAACATTTATGAAGCAGCTATGCCTTTGTCGGCAAAACAGCTACATCAACATGTCATCTTTTAAACCTGAGGTCTGGGAGAAAGCCCTGCGCCTTTTACGAGTTCGGGCACCTTTTGTTCCCATTCAATGGCCATAATATGGAAACCTTTTACGCCTTTGCATTCCTTGAGGCGCTGCATCTGCTCAATGGCCATCTTGATGCCTTCTTCGGCTTGTTTGTCTTTATCAACACCGGCAAGACGGTCGATAACCTCATCAGGAATATCCATGCCGGGCACCTTGCTCTTCATATATTTGGCCATGCCCAGGGATTTCATGGGGGTGATACCGGCAAGGATAGCCACTTTCTCATCCAGGCCGCGGTCAACCACCTGTTTCATCCACTCTTCAAACTTAGCTGTGTTAAAGATACACTGGGTCTGGATGAAATCCACACCCGCCGCCACTTTCTTGGCCAGACGCATAACACGCAGTTCAAAGGGATCGGCAAAGGGATTGGCAGCCGCACCAATGAACATTTTGGGCGGTTCCGTAATATCTGCTCCCCCTTCAAATTTGCCTTCATCACGCATATCTTTGACCATTTTAATCATGTTAATGGAATCAATGTCATATACGGGCTTTGCCATGGGGTGGTCGCCAAACTGGGGATGATCGCCGGACAGACAAAGCATGGTGTTGCAACCAAGGGCATAGGCCCCGAGGATGTCAGACTGCATGGCAAGACGGTTTCTGTCCCGGGATACCATCTGGATAATAGGATCAAGTCCCATCT
This genomic window contains:
- a CDS encoding methylenetetrahydrofolate reductase — protein: MKTESRLEKVLASGQLAVTSEVGPPRGCNLEIVKEKANMLKDYVDGINITDNQTAMVRMSSIAAGIAIKQMGLDPIIQMVSRDRNRLAMQSDILGAYALGCNTMLCLSGDHPQFGDHPMAKPVYDIDSINMIKMVKDMRDEGKFEGGADITEPPKMFIGAAANPFADPFELRVMRLAKKVAAGVDFIQTQCIFNTAKFEEWMKQVVDRGLDEKVAILAGITPMKSLGMAKYMKSKVPGMDIPDEVIDRLAGVDKDKQAEEGIKMAIEQMQRLKECKGVKGFHIMAIEWEQKVPELVKGAGLSPRPQV
- a CDS encoding MBL fold metallo-hydrolase, which produces MDIQQFKYGADNLGYLVYSEKSCVAIDPGAPEDMAKFATQKNIPINIVTNTHTHADHTQGNNALLKRTNARFIDCTTLSHGQILDLRDGTGLEVILTPGHTKDSLCFKGDGFIVTGDTLFNATVGNCFSGDLESFFNSLKQLMALPGDTLVYAGHDYVLDSLKYAKIIEPNNPNLSEYASSYNPDHVVSCLSEELKVNPYLRFNTSSMIERLKEKNLPRETQFQRFSSVMEVF
- a CDS encoding iron-sulfur cluster assembly scaffold protein, translating into MESPDFWNVHSLTLIEMAYEAGSRERLENPDGYGTRTGVCGDTVEFFIMVDHNNCLSSISFDFDGCVYTAACCNSVVRLALGHSVDNVWNITPDMIIEYLQTLPEDHHHCAELSVGAFYLALTDYQNKQAEKKS